One stretch of Roseovarius mucosus DNA includes these proteins:
- a CDS encoding HupE/UreJ family protein: MKHLLAPLLILAASPAAAHLPEGEYGSFLAGVTHPLFGLDHVLAMIAVGLWAAQIGGRALWTVPSAFVLAMIVGFLAAIIGLPLPMVEPMILASIMALGLVVALALRPAPGLAMVLVAVFALFHGHAHGGELGQAQALQFGAGFAIATALLHAAGLVIAFTAARETRHASAVPLRLMGGATALAGAYIAFI, encoded by the coding sequence ATGAAACACCTTCTCGCCCCGCTCCTAATTCTCGCCGCCAGCCCCGCTGCGGCGCATCTGCCTGAGGGCGAATACGGCTCTTTCCTCGCGGGTGTGACGCATCCGCTCTTTGGCCTTGATCATGTGCTGGCGATGATCGCCGTCGGCCTCTGGGCTGCGCAAATCGGCGGCCGCGCGCTCTGGACTGTGCCAAGCGCCTTTGTTCTGGCGATGATCGTGGGGTTTCTGGCGGCCATAATCGGTCTGCCCCTGCCGATGGTTGAGCCGATGATCTTGGCCTCCATCATGGCCCTTGGCCTTGTCGTGGCGCTCGCCCTGCGCCCCGCGCCGGGGCTGGCGATGGTGCTGGTGGCGGTCTTTGCACTCTTTCACGGTCACGCCCATGGCGGCGAATTGGGGCAGGCGCAGGCGCTGCAATTTGGCGCGGGCTTTGCCATCGCCACGGCCCTTCTGCACGCGGCGGGCCTCGTTATCGCCTTCACCGCTGCGCGCGAAACCCGCCACGCCAGCGCCGTGCCGCTCCGCTTGATGGGCGGGGCCACCGCACTCGCCGGGGCCTATATCGCCTTCATCTGA
- a CDS encoding PaaI family thioesterase, translating into MARARPEPVQVVKQRRDAALKALVAGVPYIGFLGVQFDRRGDELTAVMPFEEKLIGNPLLPALHGGATAAFLEITAIIGLSWGMLWEEIESGAFDPEAIVGGKLPRLPKTIDFTVDYLRSGLPRDAYARAQVNRSGRRYASVHVEAWQDNRSRPFAQATGHFLMPRRDG; encoded by the coding sequence ATGGCCCGTGCCCGTCCCGAACCTGTGCAGGTTGTCAAACAGCGGCGTGATGCGGCGCTGAAAGCCTTGGTTGCGGGGGTTCCCTATATCGGATTTCTTGGGGTGCAGTTTGATCGGCGGGGGGATGAGTTGACCGCCGTGATGCCGTTTGAAGAAAAGTTGATTGGCAACCCCCTTTTGCCCGCGCTGCATGGTGGCGCGACAGCGGCGTTTCTAGAGATCACGGCGATTATTGGATTGAGCTGGGGGATGCTGTGGGAAGAGATCGAAAGTGGTGCGTTCGACCCCGAGGCGATTGTCGGCGGCAAGCTGCCCCGACTGCCAAAAACCATTGATTTCACAGTGGATTACCTAAGATCCGGCCTGCCGCGTGATGCCTATGCACGGGCACAGGTCAATCGCTCTGGCCGTCGCTATGCCAGCGTCCACGTCGAAGCGTGGCAGGACAATCGCAGCCGTCCCTTTGCCCAAGCCACCGGGCATTTCTTGATGCCGCGCCGCGATGGCTGA
- a CDS encoding MATE family efflux transporter: MAEVARAVTHARVLKIALPIVISNATVPILGAVDTGVVGQMGAAAPIGAVGIGAVIITGIYWLFGFLRMGTTGLTSQAQGAGQVGEVAALLTRALMIGFAGGIALIALQVPVFCAAFQISPASEEVESLARQYMAIRVWSAPAMIALFGMTGWLIAQERTRAVLLLQVAMNGINILLDLWFVLGLDWGVAGVARATVIAEWGGLALGFWFCRDAFAVPAWCDWPRVFDRERLKNMASVNGDILLRSLMLQIIFISFLFWGSDFGDVTLAANQVLLQFLSITAHALDGFAFAAEALVGQAFGARSVAHLRRGALLTSVWGVVVCVALAVIFASFGGALIDLMAKAPEVQLEARKYLIYMALAPVLGLAAYMLDGVFIGATRTRDMRNMMALSLLVYIVAALVLAPSMGNHGLWLALLISFVARGITLGLRYPALERAASPLTDLTKPPSIL; the protein is encoded by the coding sequence ATGGCTGAGGTCGCGCGGGCGGTCACGCATGCCCGTGTTCTGAAAATCGCCCTACCCATTGTGATTTCCAATGCCACGGTGCCCATCCTTGGTGCGGTGGATACTGGCGTTGTCGGGCAGATGGGCGCGGCAGCACCGATTGGTGCAGTGGGCATTGGTGCGGTCATAATTACCGGAATTTATTGGCTTTTCGGCTTTTTGCGGATGGGCACCACGGGGCTGACCAGTCAGGCCCAAGGGGCAGGACAGGTGGGCGAGGTGGCAGCCCTTCTGACGCGGGCGCTGATGATCGGCTTTGCCGGGGGTATCGCGCTCATTGCCCTGCAAGTCCCTGTTTTCTGCGCCGCTTTTCAGATTTCACCAGCCAGCGAAGAGGTCGAATCCCTTGCCCGGCAGTACATGGCGATCCGGGTCTGGAGCGCGCCGGCGATGATTGCGCTGTTCGGCATGACCGGATGGCTGATCGCGCAGGAACGCACGCGGGCGGTTTTGCTGCTGCAAGTTGCCATGAACGGCATAAATATCCTTTTGGATCTGTGGTTTGTGCTGGGGCTCGACTGGGGAGTTGCGGGCGTGGCGCGGGCAACGGTGATTGCAGAATGGGGCGGTCTGGCGCTGGGGTTCTGGTTTTGCCGCGATGCCTTTGCGGTGCCCGCGTGGTGCGACTGGCCGCGGGTGTTTGATCGTGAGCGGCTGAAGAACATGGCGTCGGTGAACGGCGACATTCTTCTTAGATCATTGATGTTGCAGATTATTTTCATCTCATTCCTGTTTTGGGGCAGCGATTTTGGCGATGTCACGCTGGCGGCAAATCAGGTGCTGTTGCAGTTCCTGAGCATCACCGCGCATGCCTTGGATGGGTTTGCCTTTGCCGCCGAGGCGCTGGTGGGGCAGGCGTTTGGGGCGCGGTCCGTGGCCCATTTGCGGCGCGGGGCGCTGTTGACGAGCGTCTGGGGTGTGGTGGTCTGTGTGGCCCTCGCAGTTATCTTTGCCAGCTTTGGCGGGGCGTTGATCGACCTGATGGCCAAGGCACCAGAGGTGCAGCTAGAGGCGCGTAAATACTTGATATATATGGCGCTTGCGCCCGTTCTTGGGCTGGCGGCCTATATGCTTGATGGGGTTTTCATTGGGGCTACACGCACCCGCGACATGCGCAACATGATGGCGTTGAGCCTTTTGGTCTATATCGTTGCGGCGCTAGTGTTGGCCCCGTCGATGGGCAATCACGGCCTGTGGCTGGCGTTGTTGATCAGTTTTGTGGCGCGCGGCATCACGTTGGGGCTGCGCTATCCGGCATTGGAACGGGCCGCGAGCCCCCTTACAGACCTTACAAAACCCCCCTCGATTTTGTAA
- a CDS encoding aspartate aminotransferase family protein: protein MDGKLRDNDISHVVEADRAHVWHHLIQHAPWSGTDPKADPRIIVEGRGMRVWDQKGKEHLDGVSGGVWTVNVGYGRERIANAVRDQLIKLPYFAGSAGSIPGALFSEKLISKMPGMSRVYYTNSGSEANEKAFKMVRQIAHKRYGGKKHKILYRDRDYHGTTIACLSAGGQDQRNAQYGPYTPGFVRVPHCLEYRAQWDLEGEEYGIAAANAIEEVILAEGPDTIGALCLEPVTAGGGVIVPPVGYWPRVQEICRKYDILLHIDEVVCGIGRTGTWFGYQHYGVEPDFVTMAKGVASGYAAIACCVTNERVFDMFKDDTTDPMNYFRDISTFGGCTAGPAAALENMAIIEEEDLLGNTVAMGDYMLDQLAALKDKHAVIGDVRGKGLFLGAELVADRATKEPMDEKRVQAVVADCMAQGVIIGATNRSIPGFNNTLCYSPALIATKDDINHLIAATDAALTRVFG, encoded by the coding sequence ATGGACGGCAAACTTCGCGACAACGACATTTCTCACGTGGTCGAGGCCGACCGCGCGCATGTCTGGCATCACCTGATTCAGCACGCGCCCTGGAGCGGCACAGACCCCAAGGCGGATCCCCGCATTATCGTCGAGGGGCGCGGCATGCGCGTCTGGGACCAAAAGGGCAAAGAGCATCTCGACGGCGTGTCGGGCGGCGTCTGGACCGTGAACGTGGGTTACGGGCGTGAACGCATCGCCAATGCCGTACGCGACCAGCTCATCAAACTGCCCTATTTCGCAGGTTCCGCAGGCTCGATCCCCGGCGCACTGTTTTCCGAGAAACTGATCTCGAAAATGCCCGGAATGAGCCGCGTGTATTACACCAACTCCGGTTCCGAGGCGAATGAGAAAGCCTTCAAAATGGTCCGCCAGATCGCGCACAAGCGTTACGGCGGCAAAAAGCACAAGATCCTCTACCGTGACCGCGATTATCACGGCACCACGATTGCCTGTCTCTCGGCGGGCGGTCAGGATCAGCGCAACGCGCAATATGGCCCCTATACCCCCGGTTTCGTGCGCGTGCCGCATTGCCTTGAATACCGCGCGCAATGGGATCTGGAGGGCGAGGAATACGGCATCGCCGCCGCCAACGCGATTGAAGAGGTGATCTTGGCCGAAGGCCCCGACACCATCGGCGCGCTCTGCCTTGAACCCGTGACCGCCGGTGGCGGTGTGATTGTCCCGCCCGTCGGCTACTGGCCCCGCGTGCAAGAGATTTGCCGCAAATACGACATCCTCCTGCATATCGACGAGGTTGTCTGCGGCATCGGGCGCACCGGCACTTGGTTTGGCTATCAGCATTACGGGGTCGAACCCGATTTCGTGACCATGGCCAAGGGCGTGGCCTCGGGCTATGCCGCCATCGCCTGCTGCGTCACCAACGAGCGTGTGTTCGATATGTTCAAGGACGATACCACCGATCCGATGAACTATTTCCGCGACATCTCGACTTTTGGGGGCTGCACCGCTGGTCCGGCAGCGGCGCTGGAAAACATGGCGATCATCGAGGAAGAAGACCTCTTGGGCAATACCGTCGCCATGGGCGATTACATGCTCGATCAACTGGCGGCCCTCAAGGACAAGCACGCCGTCATCGGCGATGTGCGCGGCAAGGGGCTGTTTCTTGGGGCCGAACTTGTTGCCGACCGCGCCACCAAGGAACCGATGGATGAAAAGCGGGTTCAGGCCGTTGTCGCCGATTGCATGGCGCAGGGCGTCATCATCGGGGCCACCAACCGCTCGATTCCCGGCTTCAACAACACGCTGTGCTATTCGCCCGCGTTGATCGCCACCAAGGACGATATCAACCACCTGATCGCCGCCACCGATGCGGCCCTGACCCGCGTGTTTGGCTGA
- a CDS encoding PaaI family thioesterase: MTDAKTKIAQQFMQALPHARALGMRLVSMGDGQAEIEMDYDPRFVGDPETGVIHGGAVSALMDTCCGAAAMSHPASPGGTATIDLRIDYMRPATPGQRIRAHAECYHITRSVAFVRARAMDEDEARPVATATGTFTVEGK, encoded by the coding sequence ATGACCGACGCCAAAACCAAAATCGCACAGCAATTCATGCAGGCCCTGCCGCATGCGCGTGCGCTTGGCATGCGGCTCGTGTCCATGGGTGACGGACAGGCCGAGATCGAGATGGACTATGATCCGCGCTTTGTCGGCGATCCCGAGACGGGGGTAATCCATGGTGGGGCGGTTTCGGCCCTGATGGACACCTGTTGCGGAGCGGCGGCGATGAGCCATCCAGCATCGCCCGGCGGCACGGCGACAATTGATCTGCGCATTGACTATATGCGCCCGGCAACACCGGGGCAGCGCATTCGCGCGCATGCGGAATGCTATCATATCACGCGTTCTGTGGCGTTTGTGCGGGCGCGTGCGATGGATGAGGATGAGGCGCGCCCGGTGGCGACGGCCACTGGCACCTTTACCGTGGAGGGCAAATGA
- a CDS encoding beta-ketoacyl-ACP synthase III: MGLPAITGTGVFTPSEVITNEELVLAFNAYAEAFNARHASEIAAGEIEAKGLSSPEFIVSASGIEQRHVMDKTGVLNPEVMHPLLRQRRDDEPGIMAEMAMDACAQALAQAGRAASEVDLIICAASNHERPYPAIAIEIQQLLGAGGFAFDMNVACSSATFGIQAAADMIRGGSARRALVVSPEICSGHLEWRDRDCHFIFGDVCTAVLIEAADEAKGPHFVIRSTRCATQFSNNIRNNNGFLRRTRPDGVADRRDMQFVQEGRKVFKEVLPMVSAHILGHLAEEGVAPDDLRRLWLHQANKAMNDFIGRKVLGRVPEAHEQPNILQDYANTSSAGSIIAFSKYSEDLMPGDQGLICSFGAGYSVGSVLVERG; encoded by the coding sequence ATGGGTTTGCCCGCAATCACGGGAACGGGGGTGTTCACGCCGTCCGAGGTGATCACCAATGAGGAACTGGTCCTAGCCTTTAACGCCTATGCAGAGGCGTTCAACGCGCGCCATGCGTCTGAGATTGCGGCGGGAGAGATCGAAGCCAAGGGGCTATCCTCGCCCGAGTTCATCGTGAGTGCCTCTGGCATCGAGCAGCGGCATGTGATGGACAAGACCGGTGTGTTAAATCCCGAGGTGATGCACCCGCTGTTGCGGCAGCGTCGGGATGACGAACCGGGGATCATGGCCGAAATGGCGATGGACGCCTGCGCGCAGGCGCTTGCACAAGCGGGGCGGGCGGCGTCTGAGGTGGATCTGATCATTTGCGCTGCCTCGAACCACGAGCGGCCCTACCCGGCCATTGCCATCGAGATTCAGCAGCTTTTGGGCGCGGGCGGCTTTGCCTTTGACATGAATGTCGCCTGTTCCTCGGCGACGTTCGGGATTCAGGCCGCCGCGGACATGATCCGGGGGGGATCGGCGCGCCGCGCGCTGGTGGTCAGCCCTGAAATCTGCTCGGGGCATCTGGAATGGCGCGACCGCGACTGTCATTTCATTTTTGGCGATGTCTGCACCGCCGTTCTGATCGAGGCGGCGGACGAGGCCAAGGGCCCGCATTTTGTGATCCGTTCGACCCGCTGTGCGACGCAGTTTTCCAACAATATCCGCAATAACAACGGGTTTCTGCGCCGAACGCGCCCCGATGGTGTGGCCGACCGCCGGGATATGCAATTCGTGCAGGAGGGGCGAAAGGTGTTCAAGGAGGTGTTGCCGATGGTCTCGGCGCATATTCTGGGGCATCTTGCGGAGGAAGGTGTTGCACCGGATGACCTGCGGCGGTTGTGGCTGCATCAGGCGAACAAGGCGATGAATGATTTTATCGGGCGCAAGGTGCTGGGCCGGGTGCCAGAGGCGCATGAGCAACCGAATATCCTCCAAGATTATGCCAATACGTCCTCTGCCGGATCAATCATCGCCTTTTCCAAATATTCCGAGGATCTGATGCCCGGCGACCAAGGGCTGATCTGTTCGTTCGGCGCGGGCTATTCGGTGGGATCGGTTCTGGTGGAACGCGGCTAA
- a CDS encoding phage regulatory CII family protein — MSTTGSYLKKHTEALVKDVGIEAACQLTGKSKATLGRYYSDHEEHADRFMPVDTVAALEAAASYPHVTSALAELGGVSLSLIAERRNAQERANVNSDVIALSQRFAMLMAEYQQSIADGRITVNEAKRLLRETTQLQQVLIEMKLHLEEEVT; from the coding sequence ATGTCGACGACGGGAAGTTACCTGAAAAAGCACACCGAAGCCTTGGTCAAGGATGTAGGAATCGAGGCCGCCTGTCAGTTGACGGGCAAGTCCAAGGCGACGCTTGGCCGCTATTATTCAGACCATGAGGAACACGCCGACAGGTTCATGCCGGTGGACACTGTTGCAGCACTTGAGGCAGCCGCGAGCTATCCGCATGTGACGAGCGCCTTGGCAGAGTTGGGCGGCGTCAGTCTGAGCCTGATCGCAGAGCGGCGCAACGCGCAGGAGCGGGCAAATGTGAACAGCGACGTGATCGCGCTGTCGCAGCGGTTCGCGATGCTCATGGCCGAGTATCAGCAGAGCATCGCGGATGGGCGTATCACCGTGAACGAAGCCAAGCGGCTATTGCGCGAAACGACGCAATTGCAGCAGGTTTTGATCGAAATGAAGCTGCATCTTGAGGAAGAAGTAACCTGA
- the arfB gene encoding alternative ribosome rescue aminoacyl-tRNA hydrolase ArfB — MLHITDQIAIEDWELTEQFMRASGPGGQNVNKVSSAVELRFEAERSPNLPLPVKTRLRRLAGRRWTKEGAVVLQCDETRSQTRNREIVRDRLADLIRQALIAPKRRVATKPTLGSKKRRLAAKKQRGEVKALRGQVEGED, encoded by the coding sequence ATGCTGCATATCACCGATCAGATCGCCATCGAAGACTGGGAATTGACCGAGCAGTTCATGCGCGCCTCGGGGCCGGGGGGGCAGAATGTCAACAAGGTGTCGAGCGCTGTCGAATTGCGGTTCGAGGCGGAGCGGTCGCCCAACCTGCCCTTGCCGGTCAAGACACGGCTGCGGCGATTGGCCGGGCGACGCTGGACCAAGGAGGGGGCGGTCGTGCTGCAATGCGACGAGACCCGCAGCCAGACCCGCAACCGCGAGATTGTGCGGGACCGTTTGGCCGATTTGATCCGCCAAGCCTTGATCGCGCCCAAGCGGCGGGTGGCGACCAAACCGACGCTCGGATCGAAGAAACGCCGCCTTGCCGCCAAAAAGCAGCGCGGAGAGGTCAAGGCGCTGCGCGGTCAGGTGGAGGGCGAGGACTGA